One stretch of Pseudanabaena sp. ABRG5-3 DNA includes these proteins:
- a CDS encoding FecCD family ABC transporter permease — MKSLLTIRYPLLSLQVDRRLPAIALILIGLCFAAIILNVGQGEYPIAIADIIKTLLGIDTGNPDHLFIIQTLRLPRTLVAFMVGIALAISGTIFQGLTRNPLADPSIIGINAGASLVAVATIVLFPDAPIYTLPIAAFIGALLMAALIYGLAWNGGSSPILLILLGIGLSAIASACTSLLITFGSINNVSQALVWLAGSVYERTWEQFFAFLPWCLCGVPLALALSRQLNVLHLGDDVAKGLGSRVEWQRGLLVLVAVSLAGSAVATAGTIGFVGLIAPHIGRKIIGANHQNLLPISALIGGLLVTIADWVGRNIFAPIELPCGVIIAVIGAPFFLYLLIHNRIHNSKG; from the coding sequence ATGAAATCCTTGCTCACAATTCGCTATCCTCTTCTATCCTTGCAAGTAGATCGTCGCTTACCTGCGATCGCTTTGATTTTAATCGGACTTTGTTTTGCAGCGATCATCTTGAATGTCGGACAGGGTGAATATCCGATCGCGATCGCCGACATTATCAAAACTCTTTTGGGAATAGATACAGGCAATCCCGATCATCTCTTCATCATTCAAACCTTGAGATTGCCGCGTACCTTAGTTGCCTTTATGGTTGGGATTGCCCTCGCTATTTCAGGAACCATTTTTCAGGGCTTAACCCGCAATCCTCTCGCTGATCCCAGTATTATCGGCATCAATGCAGGAGCGAGTTTAGTCGCAGTTGCCACCATTGTTTTGTTTCCCGATGCGCCCATCTATACTTTACCGATCGCTGCTTTCATTGGCGCTTTATTGATGGCAGCCCTCATTTATGGATTGGCATGGAATGGCGGCAGTTCACCGATTTTATTGATTCTCTTGGGCATTGGTTTGTCAGCGATCGCCAGTGCCTGCACCAGTTTATTGATTACCTTTGGTTCCATTAACAATGTCAGCCAAGCTCTAGTCTGGCTCGCAGGAAGTGTGTATGAACGTACATGGGAACAGTTTTTTGCGTTTTTGCCTTGGTGTCTCTGTGGTGTCCCCCTTGCCTTGGCATTATCACGACAGTTAAATGTGCTGCACTTAGGTGATGATGTCGCCAAAGGATTAGGTAGCAGAGTGGAATGGCAGCGAGGCTTGTTGGTGCTTGTGGCAGTATCACTAGCAGGATCAGCAGTTGCCACCGCAGGCACAATTGGCTTTGTCGGATTGATTGCGCCCCATATCGGACGCAAAATTATCGGTGCAAATCATCAGAATCTCTTACCCATTTCTGCACTCATTGGCGGATTACTAGTGACGATTGCTGATTGGGTCGGTCGCAACATATTTGCTCCCATTGAACTACCCTGCGGCGTAATCATTGCCGTGATCGGTGCACCATTCTTTCTGTATTTACTCATTCACAATCGTATTCATAATTCCAAAGGTTAA
- a CDS encoding ABC transporter ATP-binding protein encodes MLELTAQNLSLAYSGTTIIQDLTLTIPTGKITALVGANGCGKSTLLRGFARLLKPTSGAVYLDGKSITKRSTKSVAQQLGLLPQSPAAPEGLTIKDLVAQGRYPYQNWMQQWSTQDQHFVQQALEMTDLVELCDHPLDALSGGQRQRAWIAMALAQNTKILLLDEPTTFLDLAHQIEVLDLLHDLNQQQGRTIVMVLHDLNHACRYADHLVAIKDGQIFASGDPKSVITEEIVQTVFNLRSRIYPDPITGTPMCIPISAKSRVKHQ; translated from the coding sequence ATGTTAGAACTCACTGCTCAAAATTTGTCACTGGCTTACTCAGGCACAACCATCATTCAAGATTTGACGTTAACGATTCCGACAGGAAAAATTACGGCGCTAGTGGGAGCGAATGGTTGTGGCAAATCTACCTTGCTGAGGGGATTTGCGCGGTTGCTGAAGCCCACAAGCGGAGCAGTTTATCTGGATGGTAAATCGATTACGAAGCGATCGACTAAATCTGTCGCTCAACAGTTGGGACTATTGCCGCAAAGTCCCGCTGCTCCTGAGGGGCTAACGATCAAAGATCTCGTAGCACAAGGTCGCTATCCTTATCAGAACTGGATGCAGCAATGGTCAACTCAAGATCAACATTTTGTGCAGCAAGCCCTAGAAATGACTGATCTTGTGGAACTCTGCGATCACCCTCTTGATGCACTCTCAGGTGGACAGCGACAGAGGGCTTGGATTGCAATGGCACTCGCACAGAACACCAAAATTCTCTTACTAGATGAACCAACGACCTTTCTCGATTTAGCGCATCAAATAGAAGTATTGGATCTGCTCCATGATCTCAATCAGCAGCAAGGACGCACGATTGTGATGGTGTTGCATGATTTGAATCACGCCTGTCGCTATGCTGATCATTTAGTTGCCATTAAGGATGGACAAATCTTTGCATCGGGTGATCCAAAATCAGTCATCACTGAAGAAATTGTGCAAACAGTATTCAACTTAAGAAGTCGCATTTATCCCGATCCGATCACAGGGACACCCATGTGTATTCCCATTAGTGCAAAGAGTAGAGTTAAACATCAATGA
- a CDS encoding iron-siderophore ABC transporter substrate-binding protein — protein MKLLNSGRFIAFMIAIAVAIVSCQGVSTSLSDNSTQNTSSIRMSCRNINHVMGQTEVCGQPQRIVVLGPYLLESLLALNVQAAGFADHVSFHQGDYDNPTQQITYLGDRVKQPMANIGIAYAPSIEAILKVKPDLILGLDIQNARQYQTLSRIAPTLILKWTDPDMNLKAIAQAVNRSEQAEQILKETKQKIAIARQEFASFVESAPKLLLLNSSELRDIFLVTNRNGLCSSLLKELGFQLVFPPNFPQDSPAPLIPISVETLPQLNQADSVILLGNNFSKPNQLKQANNFEDHQLARLKQAWSKNAIAQSLNVSKSGKVYFIPTYLCLGLPGSIGTDLYLNELKKQLLSTSN, from the coding sequence ATGAAACTATTAAATTCAGGTCGATTCATCGCATTCATGATCGCGATTGCTGTAGCGATCGTCTCCTGCCAAGGTGTATCCACTTCTCTAAGCGACAATTCCACTCAAAATACAAGTTCCATTCGCATGAGCTGTCGTAACATTAATCATGTGATGGGACAGACCGAAGTTTGTGGTCAACCTCAAAGGATTGTCGTCCTTGGTCCCTATCTACTTGAATCATTGCTTGCTCTCAATGTACAAGCAGCAGGCTTTGCAGATCATGTGTCTTTTCATCAAGGAGACTATGACAATCCGACTCAACAGATTACCTATCTCGGCGATCGAGTGAAGCAACCAATGGCAAACATTGGCATTGCCTACGCTCCTTCCATCGAAGCGATCCTTAAAGTTAAACCTGACTTGATCTTGGGACTTGATATTCAAAATGCTAGACAATATCAAACTCTATCTAGAATTGCTCCGACATTAATCCTAAAGTGGACTGATCCAGATATGAATCTCAAAGCGATCGCCCAAGCCGTCAATCGCTCTGAGCAAGCCGAACAAATTTTAAAAGAAACCAAACAGAAAATAGCCATAGCACGTCAAGAGTTTGCCTCCTTTGTAGAATCTGCACCCAAATTACTGTTATTGAATTCTAGTGAATTACGCGATATTTTTCTAGTCACGAATCGAAATGGTCTTTGTAGTTCTTTGCTCAAAGAATTAGGCTTTCAGCTTGTGTTCCCTCCCAACTTCCCTCAAGATTCGCCAGCGCCTCTGATCCCTATTTCCGTAGAAACACTCCCTCAACTCAATCAAGCAGATTCAGTAATTTTGCTAGGAAATAATTTTAGTAAACCAAATCAATTAAAACAAGCAAATAATTTTGAAGACCATCAACTCGCCCGCCTCAAACAAGCATGGTCTAAAAATGCGATCGCGCAATCCCTGAATGTCAGCAAATCTGGGAAAGTCTATTTCATTCCGACCTATCTTTGTCTAGGCTTACCAGGTTCCATTGGTACAGATCTCTACCTGAATGAGTTAAAAAAACAACTATTATCAACTAGTAATTAG
- a CDS encoding SDR family NAD(P)-dependent oxidoreductase produces MSGNLKGKVALVTGASRGIGKGIAIALGEAGALVYITGRSVQVDDSKDSISGSLLDTKSLVEKAGGTCIAVSVDHRDDAQIKSLFEQIEQEQNGQLDLLVNNAYGGVRSLIDAKDKPFWEADLSLWDACNQVGLRSHYVASHWAAKMMTQRKQGLIVTISSWGGLAPIFGVAYGTGKSACDRLASDMAVELKPFNVASISLWPGIVGTEQFHQLADGNLEDNESNLGVAAISDKFNWETPLFVGRVIAALSNDPDLMQRTGKVQIVAELAANYGIVDEYQQRPVSLRSLRFLLAQGLPMLKSRAKFIPDLRVPWWVLLLTVLKSPKI; encoded by the coding sequence ATGTCAGGAAATTTGAAAGGTAAAGTGGCTCTGGTCACAGGAGCATCACGGGGAATTGGTAAAGGTATTGCCATTGCTTTGGGTGAAGCGGGTGCGTTGGTATATATCACGGGACGCAGTGTTCAAGTTGATGATTCTAAAGATTCTATTTCTGGTAGTTTATTAGACACGAAATCTTTAGTAGAAAAAGCAGGCGGGACTTGTATTGCTGTTTCCGTCGATCATCGTGATGATGCACAGATTAAATCTCTTTTTGAGCAAATTGAGCAAGAGCAAAATGGACAATTGGATCTCTTGGTGAATAATGCCTATGGTGGCGTGCGATCGCTAATTGATGCGAAGGATAAACCCTTTTGGGAAGCAGATCTGAGTCTTTGGGATGCTTGCAATCAAGTCGGTTTGCGAAGTCACTATGTGGCGAGTCATTGGGCGGCAAAGATGATGACTCAACGCAAACAAGGCTTAATCGTGACGATTTCTTCTTGGGGTGGATTAGCTCCGATCTTTGGTGTTGCCTATGGTACTGGTAAATCTGCTTGCGATCGCCTTGCATCTGATATGGCTGTCGAACTCAAGCCTTTTAACGTTGCTTCGATTTCACTTTGGCCGGGGATTGTCGGTACTGAACAGTTTCATCAGTTGGCGGACGGCAACCTTGAGGATAATGAGAGTAATCTTGGTGTAGCGGCGATCTCAGATAAGTTTAATTGGGAAACCCCATTATTTGTCGGTAGGGTAATTGCGGCGTTGTCTAACGATCCAGACCTGATGCAGCGAACTGGGAAAGTTCAGATTGTGGCGGAACTGGCTGCGAACTATGGAATAGTTGATGAATATCAGCAGCGTCCTGTTTCTTTACGCTCCCTCAGATTTTTATTGGCGCAAGGTTTGCCAATGCTTAAGAGCAGAGCTAAGTTCATTCCCGATCTGCGTGTGCCTTGGTGGGTTCTCCTATTAACAGTTCTCAAGTCTCCCAAAATTTGA
- a CDS encoding IS1 family transposase (programmed frameshift) — translation MECPHCQSQKTIKNGKHHHQDGKSIQNYLCKGCGKRFSERTGTPMSRLRTPANVVSFALKMRSEGMGIRASGRVLEKSHVSIMRWEQKLATQSQQWSPPAPAGSDITVEGDEVYTRVGENLPPHSEKGWTVTFIERKSRFWIEARAGLKNTELFAKATKTAWQWAKASQYIRWFTDGERRYAQQLWQMATVYLKSTEVSREYGHRKVWRHGLEVAIKIKGSQGHPRVEWLKPEHPYTAISDKSDVHANHNEANNSALRRRCSAYRRRQNLYAKNTEGLQRTVTVQRLVHNWVRPHVGLGKNKTPVMAIGLYHRPISMLELLSLRGFSSLTP, via the exons ATGGAATGCCCCCACTGCCAGAGCCAAAAGACAATCAAAAACGGCAAACATCACCACCAAGATGGCAAATCGATCCAGAACTATTTATGTAAAGGATGCGGCAAGAGATTTAGCGAAAGGACAGGAACGCCAATGTCAAGACTGAGAACGCCAGCAAATGTGGTTTCGTTTGCGCTGAAGATGAGGAGTGAGGGGATGGGAATCAGAGCCAGTGGAAGAGTACTAGAAAAATCCCATGTCAGCATCATGAGATGGGAGCAAAAATTGGCAACTCAGTCGCAGCAATGGAGTCCGCCCGCCCCAGCAGGCTCTGATATAACAGTCGAGGGAGATGAAGTTTATACTCGCGTAGGCGAGAACCTTCCCCCCCA CAGTGAAAAAGGATGGACAGTGACATTCATCGAACGTAAAAGTCGCTTTTGGATTGAAGCAAGGGCAGGACTCAAAAATACGGAACTATTTGCTAAAGCCACAAAAACAGCATGGCAATGGGCAAAGGCAAGTCAGTATATCCGATGGTTTACCGATGGCGAAAGGAGATATGCCCAACAACTATGGCAAATGGCAACTGTGTACCTCAAATCCACCGAAGTAAGCCGTGAGTATGGACATCGCAAGGTATGGCGACATGGCTTGGAAGTTGCCATCAAAATCAAAGGGTCACAGGGACATCCTCGTGTTGAATGGCTCAAACCTGAGCATCCCTATACGGCTATTAGCGACAAGAGTGACGTTCATGCCAATCACAATGAAGCAAACAACAGTGCTTTGAGAAGGAGATGTAGCGCTTATCGTCGTAGACAAAACTTGTATGCTAAGAATACGGAGGGATTACAACGTACAGTTACGGTACAACGATTAGTTCACAATTGGGTACGTCCTCATGTGGGCTTGGGTAAGAACAAGACTCCAGTTATGGCGATCGGGCTATATCACCGACCGATTTCTATGCTGGAGTTGCTTTCATTACGGGGCTTTTCTTCCCTCACGCCTTAA
- a CDS encoding AAA family ATPase, which produces MPKWFNTAGPCQADIHYMLPSTVRLPEIVNLIAQRNYFVIHAPRQVGKTTAMLTLAQELTASGQYTAVMLSLEVGAVFSHDPELAGRAILDEWQDAIRFYLPPELHPSHSILGESGRHIGAFLAAWSQESPRPLVVFLDEIDALSDETLVSVLRQIRSGFPRRPQGFPQSLALVGMRDVRDYKYASGGSDRLNTSSPFNIKVRSFTLSNFTLEDVRKLYQQHTDATGQVFTPEAVDLAFHLTQGQPWLVNAIAKEIVEYITKDPSILITPDLVNQAKEILIKRQDTHLDSLAERLREDRVRAIIQPILSGQELPDVPQDDIRYVLDLGLCTNENGLAIANPIYQEVLPRVLAYVTTASIGYLQPIWLSEQGEFLPDRLLEAFLLFWRQHGEPLFGSTPYPEIAPHIVLMAFLHRVVNGGGTLEREYAIGSGRMDICLRYGKVTLAMELKVWSDKRPDPLKDGLLQLDKYLSGLSLDTGWLVIFDRRSGLLPLSEQTTTEIATSPAGREIIVIQG; this is translated from the coding sequence ATGCCAAAATGGTTTAATACTGCTGGTCCTTGTCAGGCTGATATTCACTACATGTTGCCGTCCACAGTGCGGTTGCCTGAAATAGTGAATTTGATTGCCCAGCGGAACTATTTTGTAATCCATGCCCCAAGGCAAGTGGGTAAAACAACAGCAATGCTGACACTTGCTCAAGAACTAACTGCGAGCGGTCAATATACGGCGGTAATGTTGTCTCTGGAAGTGGGGGCTGTATTTTCCCACGATCCTGAATTAGCAGGGCGTGCAATTTTGGATGAGTGGCAGGATGCAATTAGGTTTTATTTACCACCAGAGTTGCATCCTAGTCATAGCATTTTAGGAGAATCAGGTCGTCACATCGGGGCGTTTTTGGCAGCATGGTCACAGGAATCGCCACGTCCGTTAGTGGTGTTTCTGGATGAAATTGATGCTTTGAGTGATGAAACTTTAGTTTCAGTGCTGAGACAAATCCGCTCTGGGTTTCCGCGTCGTCCACAGGGATTCCCGCAGTCATTGGCACTAGTGGGGATGCGTGATGTGCGGGATTACAAGTATGCATCAGGAGGGAGCGATCGCCTAAATACTTCTAGTCCTTTTAACATCAAAGTGCGTTCTTTTACCTTGAGTAACTTTACGCTTGAGGACGTGAGAAAGCTCTACCAGCAGCATACGGATGCAACGGGTCAAGTATTTACACCTGAAGCAGTTGATTTAGCTTTTCATTTGACTCAGGGTCAGCCTTGGTTAGTCAATGCGATCGCTAAGGAAATTGTGGAATATATTACGAAAGATCCTTCGATTCTGATTACTCCTGATTTGGTAAATCAAGCGAAGGAAATACTCATTAAGAGACAAGATACGCATCTGGATAGCCTTGCGGAAAGATTACGGGAAGATCGTGTGAGGGCAATAATTCAGCCTATTTTATCTGGGCAGGAACTGCCAGATGTACCACAGGATGATATTCGCTACGTTTTAGATTTAGGGCTTTGTACTAACGAAAATGGTTTGGCGATCGCTAATCCTATTTATCAGGAAGTACTTCCTAGAGTGCTTGCCTATGTAACTACTGCTTCTATTGGGTATCTTCAACCAATCTGGCTTAGTGAGCAAGGTGAATTTTTGCCCGATCGCTTGTTGGAAGCGTTCTTATTATTCTGGCGGCAGCATGGAGAGCCTTTGTTTGGAAGTACGCCCTATCCAGAGATTGCACCTCATATTGTATTGATGGCTTTTCTGCATCGTGTTGTTAATGGTGGTGGCACGTTGGAGAGAGAATATGCGATTGGTTCGGGAAGAATGGATATCTGTTTGCGCTATGGTAAGGTGACTTTAGCGATGGAGTTGAAAGTTTGGTCTGATAAAAGACCTGATCCACTCAAGGATGGTTTGTTGCAATTGGATAAATATTTGTCAGGTTTGAGTTTGGATACTGGTTGGTTGGTGATATTCGATCGCCGTTCTGGTTTGCTGCCGCTAAGTGAGCAGACGACGACTGAGATAGCCACCAGTCCCGCAGGGCGTGAAATTATTGTCATTCAGGGATAG
- a CDS encoding transposase: MLRKRAIIESVNDQIKNISQIEHVY; the protein is encoded by the coding sequence TTGCTGCGTAAGAGAGCAATTATTGAGTCTGTCAATGACCAGATCAAGAACATTTCTCAGATTGAGCATGTTTATTGA
- the cynS gene encoding cyanase — MSNTEISTITATLLAAKKAKGVTFTDLEQAIGRDEVWIAAVLYRQASASDEEASKILQILGLSEDLVPELTASSVKGLGPVVPTDPLIYRFYEIMQVYGMPMKEVIHEKFGDGIMSAIDFTLDIEKVVDPKGDRVKVTMNGKFLPYKKW; from the coding sequence ATGTCAAATACTGAAATTTCTACAATTACTGCAACCTTGCTAGCCGCCAAAAAAGCTAAAGGTGTGACCTTTACCGATCTCGAACAAGCAATCGGGCGCGATGAAGTGTGGATTGCGGCTGTGCTTTATCGTCAAGCCAGTGCTTCCGATGAAGAAGCTAGCAAGATCCTCCAGATTTTAGGGCTAAGCGAAGATCTTGTTCCCGAACTTACGGCTTCATCGGTCAAGGGGTTGGGACCAGTTGTACCAACCGATCCACTAATCTATCGCTTTTATGAAATCATGCAAGTGTATGGTATGCCGATGAAGGAAGTGATCCATGAGAAGTTTGGGGATGGCATCATGAGTGCGATTGACTTCACCCTAGACATTGAGAAAGTTGTCGATCCTAAAGGCGATCGCGTCAAAGTGACGATGAATGGCAAGTTCCTACCCTACAAAAAATGGTAA
- a CDS encoding ABC transporter ATP-binding protein yields MLTSIETASANLSLRNISKVFSGRNSLVDKLLRRTSKNFVAIADINLEVLPNTFVSIIGPSGCGKSTLLNIIAGLSEPTTGSININGQAVFSPGPDRGVVFQNYALMPWMTVAENIQFAVETVYPEMPIAQRKSIISESIGLVGLRGAESKHPHELSGGMKQRVGIARALAINPQILLMDEPFGALDALTRGFLQDEIERIWEQERKTVILITHSIEEALLLSDQIVMMTRGPAARIAQVLEVPFPRPRRREELDQYEGYHALKARMEQHLSQETRAVEESRVRR; encoded by the coding sequence ATGCTTACTTCAATCGAAACAGCTTCAGCTAATTTGTCCTTGAGAAATATCTCAAAGGTGTTTTCAGGACGAAATAGCTTAGTGGATAAATTACTACGGCGCACCTCAAAGAATTTTGTGGCGATCGCTGATATTAATCTAGAAGTATTGCCTAACACCTTTGTCTCTATCATTGGTCCGTCTGGCTGTGGCAAGTCCACCTTGCTAAATATTATTGCTGGGCTATCTGAACCGACTACTGGCTCAATAAATATCAACGGTCAAGCAGTTTTTTCTCCAGGTCCCGATCGCGGCGTAGTCTTTCAAAACTATGCTCTAATGCCTTGGATGACTGTAGCGGAAAACATTCAGTTTGCGGTGGAAACCGTCTATCCAGAAATGCCGATCGCCCAACGTAAGTCCATTATTAGTGAATCCATTGGCTTAGTAGGTTTACGAGGAGCTGAATCCAAGCATCCCCACGAACTTTCGGGCGGCATGAAGCAACGAGTCGGCATTGCCCGCGCCCTAGCAATTAACCCTCAGATTTTATTGATGGATGAACCATTCGGGGCGCTAGATGCCCTTACCCGTGGCTTTCTGCAAGATGAAATTGAGCGAATTTGGGAACAAGAACGTAAAACCGTCATCCTGATTACCCACAGTATTGAAGAAGCCCTGCTCTTATCCGATCAAATCGTGATGATGACAAGGGGACCCGCAGCACGCATTGCTCAAGTGCTAGAAGTCCCATTTCCGCGACCCCGCCGCCGAGAAGAACTGGATCAATATGAGGGGTATCACGCACTGAAGGCAAGGATGGAGCAACATCTTTCCCAAGAAACCCGTGCAGTGGAAGAATCACGAGTGCGGCGATAG
- the ntrB gene encoding nitrate ABC transporter permease: protein MMNEGLQSFPPKRKSFRLNKDQWAFLLFIGILGLFLGLWELGATLKIFLPIMPSASQTLADFWFWLSNPFFDNGPNDQGIGLLLVTSLRRVLVGFLIGSAIAIPLGILIGLSEIASKAVDPFIQILRPVSPLAWLPLGLALMKDSEKTALFVIAITSIWPTLISTKFGVSNVDSAYLNVARTLGASRWRTITKVILPAAAPSIVSGLRISLGIAWLVIVAAEILLSGGIGYFVWNEWNNLKITSIITAILVVGIVGLLMDRLFGLLQNWVSFGQKS from the coding sequence ATGATGAACGAGGGCTTACAGTCTTTTCCACCAAAGCGAAAATCCTTCAGACTGAACAAAGATCAATGGGCATTTTTGCTATTTATCGGAATTCTAGGGCTGTTTTTGGGGCTATGGGAGTTAGGGGCAACCTTAAAAATATTTCTGCCCATTATGCCCTCCGCCAGTCAAACCCTTGCAGATTTCTGGTTCTGGCTCTCCAATCCCTTTTTCGATAACGGTCCTAACGATCAGGGGATTGGACTTCTACTAGTAACCAGTTTGCGCCGAGTTTTGGTAGGCTTCTTGATTGGTTCGGCGATCGCCATTCCCCTTGGCATTCTCATTGGTCTATCCGAAATAGCTTCCAAAGCAGTCGATCCTTTTATCCAAATTCTCCGTCCCGTTTCGCCTTTGGCTTGGTTGCCCTTGGGGCTTGCCTTAATGAAAGATTCCGAAAAAACTGCCCTATTTGTAATTGCAATTACTAGCATCTGGCCGACGTTAATTAGCACTAAATTTGGTGTCAGTAATGTGGATTCAGCCTATCTCAATGTAGCCCGTACTTTAGGAGCTTCAAGGTGGCGCACCATTACCAAAGTGATTCTACCTGCTGCTGCACCGAGTATCGTATCAGGATTGAGGATTAGCTTAGGTATTGCATGGTTAGTGATTGTGGCGGCGGAAATCTTGCTGAGCGGCGGCATTGGCTACTTCGTATGGAATGAGTGGAATAACCTGAAGATCACCAGCATCATTACCGCCATTTTGGTAGTTGGGATTGTCGGCTTGTTAATGGATCGCCTGTTCGGATTACTACAAAATTGGGTTTCATTTGGTCAAAAGTCTTAG
- a CDS encoding CmpA/NrtA family ABC transporter substrate-binding protein: protein MISTDVRSQIGLSRCPCGGTHLPQDHWQAAEGMPHEPSELINDLVRMGLYKPEALELAKTLTELEMKEALLLRQIGGGSPERERFFQDLIQEAGGVDQVFSAAFGVNAKEFFSNTIRNSEFSRREFLKRITVAAALMGAASCSPQAKEPVGNQPPPTNSPTKLEKKDLTIGFIPITCATPIVMSEPLGFYSKYGLNVKVKKLASWAAVRDSAIAGELDAYHMLSPMPIAITLGLGSASFPIKLASIENINGQAITIAMKHKDTVKEAKDFKGFKIGVPFPFSMHNMLLRYYLAAGGLDPDKDVQISPVPPPDSVAKMSAGDLDAMLMPDPFNQRAVFEKIGFIHLLTKDLWNGHPCCAFAASQQWIDTNPNTFRAVNKAIVDAAAYANNPKNRPEIAKALIERKYLNQPLPVVEAVLTGKFEDGLGNTLDVPDRIGFDPYPWKSYAKWIASQMVRWDLMPKNKADYTKISQDIFLTDLSAELQKELGQTPPTTAEKTETLKYDTFDPKDPAAYVDAQIKKFKV from the coding sequence ATGATATCAACAGATGTACGATCTCAAATCGGGTTAAGTCGTTGTCCTTGTGGGGGAACCCATCTTCCTCAGGATCACTGGCAAGCCGCCGAAGGAATGCCCCACGAACCCTCTGAGTTGATCAATGACCTTGTGCGGATGGGTTTATACAAACCAGAAGCTCTGGAACTTGCCAAGACATTGACGGAATTAGAAATGAAAGAAGCGTTGCTATTGCGTCAAATTGGCGGTGGCAGCCCAGAGCGAGAAAGATTTTTTCAAGATTTAATTCAGGAAGCAGGCGGTGTCGATCAAGTATTTTCTGCTGCTTTTGGAGTTAATGCTAAAGAGTTTTTTAGCAATACCATCCGCAATAGTGAGTTTAGCCGCCGAGAGTTTCTCAAGCGCATCACCGTCGCCGCCGCGCTAATGGGTGCGGCTAGCTGTAGCCCTCAAGCAAAGGAGCCAGTAGGGAATCAGCCACCTCCAACTAATAGTCCGACGAAATTAGAGAAAAAGGATTTAACAATCGGTTTCATTCCCATTACTTGTGCGACACCGATTGTCATGTCGGAACCTTTGGGCTTCTACAGCAAGTATGGTTTAAATGTGAAGGTGAAGAAGCTAGCTAGCTGGGCTGCCGTCAGAGATTCAGCGATCGCAGGTGAATTAGATGCTTATCACATGTTGTCCCCCATGCCGATCGCCATCACATTAGGATTGGGTTCGGCATCGTTTCCCATCAAATTGGCAAGCATTGAAAATATTAACGGACAAGCCATCACTATTGCCATGAAGCACAAGGACACCGTGAAGGAAGCCAAAGACTTCAAAGGCTTCAAGATTGGCGTACCATTCCCATTCTCCATGCATAACATGCTGCTCCGCTATTATCTAGCGGCAGGTGGGCTAGATCCCGATAAAGATGTGCAGATTTCGCCCGTACCGCCTCCCGATAGTGTTGCCAAAATGTCTGCGGGCGATCTGGATGCGATGCTAATGCCTGACCCATTCAACCAACGCGCCGTATTTGAAAAGATTGGGTTTATCCACCTACTGACAAAAGATTTGTGGAACGGGCATCCCTGCTGTGCCTTTGCCGCCAGCCAACAGTGGATTGATACCAACCCCAACACCTTCCGAGCTGTGAATAAGGCGATCGTTGATGCGGCGGCTTATGCCAACAATCCCAAGAACCGACCAGAAATTGCCAAAGCCTTGATCGAGCGCAAATACCTCAACCAACCCTTGCCCGTAGTTGAGGCGGTGTTGACTGGCAAATTTGAGGATGGATTGGGAAATACTCTAGATGTTCCCGATCGCATTGGCTTCGATCCCTACCCGTGGAAAAGCTATGCCAAGTGGATTGCTTCCCAAATGGTACGCTGGGATTTAATGCCCAAAAATAAAGCTGACTACACCAAAATCTCGCAAGATATCTTTCTCACGGATTTGTCCGCAGAGTTACAGAAAGAGCTAGGTCAAACACCACCGACCACCGCCGAGAAAACTGAGACGTTAAAGTACGATACTTTTGATCCCAAAGATCCCGCAGCTTATGTGGACGCACAGATCAAAAAGTTCAAAGTTTAG